Proteins from a genomic interval of Dehalococcoidia bacterium:
- a CDS encoding aldehyde dehydrogenase family protein — protein sequence MAVRRLAEITDLPAIETRMFIGHGPADSASGRRFETIYPATNEVIARLPDASPEDVDRAVTAARQAFDRGPWRQMPVEARVGILNRFAGMLMAAADEIGRIHCLDTGKTLREATSEVRAAAFRLLDFASLANMLRGETMPDHPDLERSSRREPIGVVAGLLPFNVPMIFAGGKAGAALAAGNCIILKPSPLASLAAIKFVEIGNRAGLPPGVLQVVTGGNETAAALARHPGVDLISLTGSVAAGTAMMQYAAPTIKKVILELGGKGANIVFADADLDLAVRGALAAIFPDAGQRCFAGSRLLIERSIFDQFLEKMSVRAKRIRLGDPFAPETQMGPLITEAAFQRVARRVEDACSAGGHVVIGGRRPAHLEIGNYYEPTILINVPTTHEVMREEIFGPVVCALPFDSEEEAIAIANDTPYGLASGVWTTNVNRAARVVRGLRTGWVWVNTWAVQQTGTPLGGWKQSGLLQENGLRGLEEYTEVKSVIMDITGKTVPWPESDDEPAAPAGPPPGVMGAGGPPPGVMGAGGPPPGVTGAGGPPPWVTGGGAPRGG from the coding sequence ATGGCAGTGCGGCGGCTAGCAGAGATCACCGATCTACCGGCAATCGAGACACGGATGTTCATTGGGCACGGACCGGCTGATTCGGCGTCGGGGCGGCGCTTCGAGACCATCTACCCGGCGACCAATGAGGTGATCGCCCGATTACCCGACGCGAGCCCCGAAGATGTCGACCGCGCGGTCACGGCGGCGCGGCAGGCCTTCGACCGCGGGCCGTGGCGCCAGATGCCCGTTGAAGCGCGGGTCGGGATCCTCAACCGGTTTGCCGGGATGCTGATGGCGGCCGCCGACGAAATCGGGCGCATCCATTGTCTCGACACCGGCAAGACCCTGCGCGAAGCGACGAGCGAAGTGCGGGCCGCCGCTTTCCGTCTGCTCGATTTCGCCAGCCTCGCCAACATGCTTCGCGGCGAGACAATGCCTGACCACCCCGATCTCGAGCGATCGAGCCGGCGCGAGCCGATCGGCGTGGTTGCCGGTCTGCTGCCCTTCAATGTGCCGATGATCTTTGCCGGCGGCAAGGCCGGCGCGGCGCTCGCTGCTGGCAACTGCATCATCCTCAAGCCCTCCCCCCTCGCCTCCCTCGCTGCCATCAAGTTTGTCGAGATCGGCAATCGGGCAGGGCTGCCGCCCGGCGTCCTCCAAGTGGTGACGGGAGGAAACGAGACCGCCGCCGCGCTTGCTCGCCACCCCGGCGTCGACCTGATCTCGCTCACCGGTTCCGTGGCCGCCGGGACAGCGATGATGCAGTACGCGGCGCCGACGATCAAAAAAGTGATCCTCGAACTCGGAGGAAAAGGGGCGAATATTGTCTTCGCCGACGCCGACCTCGACCTCGCTGTCCGAGGCGCCCTCGCGGCCATCTTCCCCGACGCCGGCCAGCGCTGCTTCGCCGGCTCCCGGCTGCTGATTGAGCGCTCCATCTTCGACCAGTTTCTCGAGAAGATGAGCGTGCGCGCCAAGCGGATCCGTCTCGGCGATCCTTTCGCGCCGGAAACGCAGATGGGCCCCCTGATCACCGAGGCAGCGTTCCAGCGGGTGGCGCGGCGGGTAGAAGACGCCTGCAGCGCCGGCGGGCACGTCGTGATCGGCGGCCGCCGCCCAGCGCATCTCGAGATCGGCAACTATTACGAGCCCACCATCCTTATCAATGTCCCGACCACCCACGAGGTGATGCGCGAGGAGATCTTCGGGCCGGTCGTCTGCGCTCTTCCCTTCGACAGCGAAGAGGAAGCGATCGCCATCGCCAACGACACCCCGTACGGATTAGCGAGTGGTGTCTGGACGACGAATGTCAACCGCGCCGCGCGCGTTGTCCGCGGCCTCCGCACGGGCTGGGTGTGGGTCAATACGTGGGCAGTTCAGCAGACAGGCACACCACTTGGAGGCTGGAAGCAGAGCGGGCTGCTCCAGGAGAATGGGCTCCGGGGGCTCGAAGAGTATACCGAGGTCAAGAGCGTCATCATGGATATCACCGGCAAGACAGTGCCGTGGCCGGAGTCAGACGACGAGCCGGCCGCTCCTGCCGGCCCGCCGCCGGGGGTGATGGGGGCGGGCGGTCCGCCGCCCGGCGTGATGGGCGCGGGCGGTCCGCCGCCCGGGGTGACAGGCGCAGGCGGTCCGCCTCCGTGGGTGACGGGGGGCGGAGCGCCGCGCGGCGGCTAG
- the fabF gene encoding beta-ketoacyl-ACP synthase II, with translation MQRVVVTGLGAVTPVGLSVEESWRNLLAGCSGVGRITAFDTTGFEVQIAAEVRGFDPLAYLDRKEVRRTDRFVQLAIAAARQAVDDAGIEVRDQPDIGAIVGSGIGGIATLAEQIRVLHERGPSRVSPFLVPMMIVDMASGQVSIQLGCKGPNYAVVSACATGADAIGAAFETIRRGDARAMIAGGTEAAITPIGIAGFAAARALSTRNDDPPRASRPFDAERDGFVMGEGAAVLVLESLESALARGAKIYCELAGYAATADAYHITQPSEGGEGGVRAMRQALRSAGLTADEVDYINAHGTSTELNDKLETVAIKTVFGERAYQIPISSTKSMTGHLLGAAGAFEAVVCAKTIETGWIHPTINRTTPDPECDLDYVVEGARQARVRVALSNSLGFGGHNATLVFRAFEQ, from the coding sequence ATGCAGCGTGTTGTGGTCACCGGCCTCGGCGCGGTGACGCCGGTTGGGCTGTCGGTTGAAGAGAGCTGGCGCAATCTGCTCGCCGGCTGCTCGGGCGTAGGGCGGATTACCGCCTTTGACACCACAGGGTTCGAAGTGCAGATCGCGGCTGAGGTGCGCGGGTTCGACCCGCTCGCCTATCTCGACCGGAAAGAGGTTCGCCGGACGGACCGCTTCGTTCAACTTGCAATTGCGGCGGCGCGCCAAGCCGTCGACGATGCTGGCATCGAGGTGCGCGACCAGCCCGACATCGGCGCAATCGTCGGCAGCGGCATCGGCGGAATCGCTACCCTCGCTGAGCAGATCCGCGTCCTCCACGAGCGCGGGCCAAGCCGCGTCAGTCCCTTCCTCGTACCGATGATGATCGTCGATATGGCGTCGGGGCAGGTCTCGATCCAGCTGGGATGCAAAGGCCCGAACTATGCCGTTGTTTCCGCCTGCGCAACGGGCGCGGATGCAATCGGCGCCGCCTTTGAGACAATCCGGCGGGGCGATGCGCGGGCGATGATCGCCGGCGGCACCGAAGCGGCCATAACCCCTATCGGCATTGCGGGGTTCGCGGCCGCCCGGGCACTGTCGACGCGCAACGACGACCCTCCCCGCGCCTCGCGCCCCTTCGACGCCGAACGTGACGGCTTCGTCATGGGAGAAGGAGCGGCCGTGCTCGTCCTCGAGTCGCTCGAGTCTGCGCTGGCACGGGGGGCGAAGATCTACTGCGAACTCGCAGGCTACGCCGCAACTGCCGATGCCTACCATATCACCCAGCCCTCCGAAGGAGGCGAGGGCGGCGTGCGAGCGATGCGCCAAGCTCTCCGTTCAGCTGGGCTGACCGCCGATGAGGTCGATTACATCAACGCCCACGGCACCTCCACCGAACTGAACGACAAGCTGGAGACCGTGGCGATTAAGACCGTGTTTGGGGAACGCGCCTACCAGATCCCCATCAGTTCCACGAAGTCGATGACTGGACATCTGCTGGGGGCTGCGGGGGCGTTTGAGGCCGTCGTCTGTGCCAAGACGATCGAGACCGGGTGGATCCATCCGACCATCAACCGGACAACGCCTGACCCGGAGTGCGACCTCGATTATGTCGTGGAAGGAGCGCGTCAGGCGCGGGTGCGGGTGGCGCTCTCAAACTCGCTCGGTTTCGGCGGCCACAACGCAACGCTTGTTTTCCGGGCGTTCGAGCAATAG
- a CDS encoding MmgE/PrpD family protein has translation MAAFAATLRPDDCPPAVVDKAKAVLLHALFVGLASLRDTDVARALAVIADEETGGPARLLGLGRPASRMMAAFHASLLFHARGQDDSYRMLTHPGAAVLPAALAEGQRRPRDGSALLAAIIAGYEVQCRLAREIVPAVQNHGFRASAVFSAVGAAVAAGRMLELGPEEMAHAIALAVANAGGPLEPSRAGSREMTYQEPLFCLSGLLAARLARAGATGAPTCLEGPAGFFFAFTGSAAGELSGSFEGATRWDPASVAADLGRRWEILDVTMKIYSAAGFNQPVIEAVARLARQYELVPERVEAIEIEMNPWETVYPSPRFPRLPPAAADFGSTPYFAAAALAAKGYPATGRRLSYGGADPPLDMPALVAELARRTRVIAAARRQYAPRITIRTVDGRSLTHEMTGEEFKWDFATERERLRALEGALPLSPDGVEALIAAVADLDVLPSVDSLVDLTLIQRGQ, from the coding sequence CTGGCCGCCTTTGCTGCGACGCTCCGCCCCGACGACTGCCCGCCGGCGGTGGTCGATAAGGCTAAGGCGGTCCTGCTTCACGCCCTTTTTGTCGGCTTAGCCAGCCTCCGCGACACCGACGTTGCCCGTGCGCTGGCGGTGATCGCAGACGAGGAGACCGGTGGCCCAGCACGTCTCCTCGGGCTGGGGCGGCCGGCGAGCCGGATGATGGCAGCCTTTCACGCCAGCCTCCTCTTTCATGCCCGCGGGCAGGATGACTCCTATCGCATGCTGACCCATCCGGGTGCCGCTGTCCTTCCGGCTGCTCTGGCCGAGGGGCAGCGCCGCCCGCGCGATGGCAGCGCCTTGCTCGCCGCCATCATCGCCGGATACGAGGTCCAATGCCGGCTCGCGCGCGAGATCGTTCCGGCGGTGCAAAACCATGGCTTTCGCGCCAGCGCCGTCTTCAGCGCCGTCGGCGCGGCAGTTGCGGCAGGGCGAATGCTTGAGCTTGGCCCCGAGGAGATGGCCCATGCGATCGCCCTTGCGGTTGCGAACGCCGGCGGTCCTCTCGAGCCGAGCCGTGCTGGCAGCCGCGAGATGACGTATCAAGAGCCGCTTTTCTGCCTGAGCGGCCTGCTTGCTGCTCGGCTCGCCCGTGCGGGGGCGACGGGCGCTCCCACCTGCCTCGAGGGACCGGCCGGGTTCTTCTTCGCGTTTACGGGGAGCGCCGCCGGCGAGTTGAGCGGCAGTTTCGAGGGCGCGACCCGCTGGGATCCGGCAAGCGTTGCGGCCGATCTCGGCCGCCGCTGGGAGATCCTCGATGTCACGATGAAGATCTATTCGGCGGCAGGCTTCAACCAGCCGGTGATCGAAGCGGTCGCGCGGCTCGCTCGGCAGTACGAGCTTGTCCCCGAGCGTGTTGAGGCGATCGAAATCGAGATGAACCCGTGGGAGACGGTCTATCCGAGCCCCCGCTTTCCGCGCCTGCCGCCGGCTGCGGCGGATTTCGGAAGCACGCCCTACTTTGCTGCCGCCGCTCTAGCCGCCAAAGGCTATCCCGCCACGGGACGCCGGCTCTCCTACGGCGGCGCCGACCCTCCGCTCGATATGCCTGCGCTCGTCGCCGAGCTCGCTCGGCGCACCCGCGTCATCGCTGCCGCCCGCCGCCAGTATGCTCCCCGCATCACTATTCGCACGGTCGATGGACGCTCGTTGACGCATGAGATGACCGGAGAGGAGTTCAAGTGGGATTTCGCGACCGAGCGAGAGCGGCTTCGCGCTCTCGAAGGGGCACTCCCGCTCTCTCCCGACGGCGTGGAGGCGCTGATCGCGGCAGTTGCCGACCTGGATGTTCTGCCCTCGGTCGACTCGCTTGTTGACCTGACCCTCATTCAGCGCGGGCAGTAG
- a CDS encoding MaoC family dehydratase, with amino-acid sequence MTVKPGWQGRFFEDFQVGDVYRHNLGRTITEADNIWFTLLTMNTNPSHFDAEYAKGTPFGKMLVNSCLTLAIVTGQSVSDVSENALANLGWDEVRLPNPLFVGDTLYAESEVLEVRESKSRPNAGIVTIRTRGMKQDGTVVIEFKRTMMIYKRGHSPKQALHPAERTVTS; translated from the coding sequence ATGACCGTCAAGCCCGGATGGCAGGGCCGCTTCTTCGAGGATTTCCAAGTCGGCGATGTCTACCGCCACAACCTTGGGCGTACCATCACCGAGGCCGACAACATCTGGTTTACCTTACTGACAATGAACACGAATCCATCACATTTCGACGCTGAATACGCAAAGGGCACCCCCTTCGGCAAGATGTTGGTCAATTCCTGTCTCACCTTGGCGATTGTCACTGGGCAGAGCGTCTCCGATGTCAGCGAAAACGCGCTCGCCAACCTCGGCTGGGATGAAGTCCGGCTTCCCAATCCGCTCTTCGTGGGAGATACGCTCTATGCCGAGAGCGAGGTGCTCGAAGTCCGCGAGTCGAAGTCGCGGCCGAATGCCGGGATCGTGACAATCCGAACCCGAGGCATGAAGCAGGATGGCACCGTGGTGATCGAGTTCAAGCGGACGATGATGATCTATAAGCGAGGGCACTCGCCGAAGCAGGCGCTTCACCCCGCCGAGCGGACCGTGACCTCGTGA
- a CDS encoding response regulator: MTTRQRRDASATLQRRSLRVLIADDEALRLLSLRQQLEGMGHQVVGEATTGEEAVALARELKPDLLIMDIRMPGMDGIDAAKQITAERPVPIVLVTAYSEKSLAERAADAGIFAYLMKPVSEADLLPAIILATSRFEEFRELRKDIDDLREALEARKLIEQAKGILMNRRNLTEQEAFRRMQIQSQNENRKLVDIARAIIMADKML; the protein is encoded by the coding sequence ATGACCACACGCCAACGCCGCGATGCAAGCGCCACGCTCCAGCGCCGTAGCCTGCGCGTGCTGATCGCTGACGATGAGGCGCTGCGTCTCTTGTCGCTCCGCCAGCAGCTGGAGGGAATGGGGCATCAGGTTGTCGGCGAGGCAACGACGGGAGAAGAGGCGGTCGCCCTCGCCCGCGAACTGAAGCCGGACTTGCTGATCATGGACATCCGGATGCCGGGCATGGACGGTATCGACGCGGCGAAGCAGATCACCGCCGAGCGCCCGGTGCCGATCGTGCTGGTGACAGCGTACAGCGAGAAATCGCTTGCCGAACGGGCTGCCGACGCCGGCATCTTCGCCTATCTGATGAAGCCGGTTTCGGAGGCGGACCTCCTGCCCGCGATCATCCTTGCCACCTCGCGCTTTGAGGAGTTTCGCGAGCTGCGCAAGGATATCGACGATCTGCGCGAAGCGCTCGAGGCGCGCAAGCTGATCGAACAGGCCAAGGGCATCCTGATGAACCGGCGCAACCTGACCGAGCAGGAAGCGTTTCGTCGGATGCAGATCCAAAGCCAGAACGAAAACCGCAAGCTCGTTGATATCGCTCGCGCCATCATCATGGCGGATAAGATGCTGTAG
- a CDS encoding LLM class flavin-dependent oxidoreductase produces MESARLGFMVNGQQPMALRIAAARDAEAAGFGSVWTADGAGDVLITLTAFALATRRIRLGSGVLVWNRPPVITAIAAGQLAELTEGRFILGLGAGPREWNEQWWGIPFDRPIGRMREYVEVIRGALAASPNEPYSYHGRHFQIEGLVRAFQRTGRSLPAVPPIWLGTTGPQMTRLAGQIADGVLLNPALSARYLATVAVPALLAGAQRAGRDRRALTIGALVSCVVDPDERTALRRVKATILAQITRDYFLRAWQDDGFGADIARAQASWHRGDIAGAFDAISDEFAATVCVAGTADRCRQRVAALLEIVDWVVLVVPTFLTDEATWQANCRALFETFGS; encoded by the coding sequence ATGGAGAGCGCTCGGCTTGGTTTCATGGTGAACGGGCAGCAGCCGATGGCACTCCGGATCGCGGCGGCGCGCGATGCGGAAGCCGCAGGGTTCGGCAGCGTCTGGACCGCCGACGGCGCGGGCGACGTCCTGATCACCCTGACGGCGTTCGCGCTCGCCACCCGCCGCATTCGCCTCGGCTCGGGCGTCTTAGTCTGGAACCGGCCTCCGGTCATCACTGCAATCGCAGCGGGGCAGCTGGCAGAGCTGACGGAGGGGCGCTTCATTCTCGGCCTCGGCGCCGGGCCGCGGGAATGGAACGAACAGTGGTGGGGCATCCCCTTCGATCGGCCAATCGGGCGAATGCGCGAATACGTCGAGGTAATCCGAGGCGCGCTTGCTGCCAGCCCAAACGAGCCCTACAGCTACCACGGGCGTCATTTTCAAATCGAGGGCCTCGTTCGCGCCTTCCAGCGCACGGGGCGGAGCCTTCCGGCGGTGCCGCCGATCTGGCTGGGGACAACCGGGCCCCAGATGACGCGACTGGCCGGCCAGATCGCCGATGGCGTCCTTCTCAATCCAGCGCTCTCGGCGCGCTACCTCGCGACGGTCGCGGTGCCCGCCCTCCTCGCCGGCGCTCAGCGGGCTGGCCGCGATCGCCGCGCGCTGACCATCGGCGCTCTTGTTTCCTGCGTCGTTGACCCTGACGAGCGGACAGCGCTGCGGCGCGTCAAGGCGACCATTCTCGCCCAGATCACACGCGACTATTTCCTGCGCGCCTGGCAAGACGACGGCTTCGGCGCTGACATTGCCCGTGCCCAAGCGAGCTGGCACCGCGGCGATATCGCCGGCGCCTTCGACGCGATCTCGGATGAGTTCGCCGCAACGGTCTGCGTCGCCGGGACAGCCGACCGCTGCCGGCAGCGCGTGGCCGCGCTGCTGGAGATTGTTGACTGGGTCGTCCTCGTCGTCCCCACATTCCTCACCGACGAAGCGACGTGGCAAGCGAACTGCCGGGCGCTCTTTGAGACGTTTGGCAGCTAA
- the ligD gene encoding non-homologous end-joining DNA ligase, with amino-acid sequence MGRTTAAGDAGGSNHAAGDGPATAPPTVTITHADRLLWPAEAITKGDLADYYREVAPLLLRYAAGRPATLVVFPRGRDGPSYYRRDRPSDAPAWIGSVSYSRRSAPTSSTLILLAHPNDLLWFVNRGAIEVHLWMARLPDLEHPDQLVFDLDPGDDAPWEAVLECGRLLHALLSAAGIESVAKTSGGRGLHVYVPIAPGPSFEEVRQWAKAVADHLAAARPDLVSVSGGATHRGQRVTIDYAQNSIGKNMAAPYTVRARPGAPVSTPLTWEEVHAGAVHPSQFTVRTIRDRLAQVGDVFAAALSAHQRLPAPPPPP; translated from the coding sequence ATGGGCCGAACTACCGCCGCTGGCGACGCTGGGGGGAGTAACCACGCTGCTGGCGATGGGCCGGCGACAGCACCGCCCACCGTGACGATCACTCACGCCGACCGGCTGCTCTGGCCAGCAGAGGCGATTACCAAGGGTGACCTCGCCGACTACTACCGCGAGGTGGCGCCGCTCCTGCTCCGCTATGCCGCCGGCCGCCCGGCAACGTTGGTCGTCTTTCCGCGCGGCCGGGACGGCCCTTCCTACTACCGACGGGATCGCCCGAGCGACGCCCCAGCGTGGATCGGCAGTGTCTCCTATTCCCGGCGCTCTGCGCCGACCTCATCCACCCTCATCCTCCTCGCGCACCCCAATGACCTCCTCTGGTTCGTCAATCGGGGCGCGATCGAGGTGCATCTTTGGATGGCGCGGCTTCCTGACCTTGAGCATCCGGATCAGCTGGTGTTCGACCTTGACCCTGGAGACGATGCGCCCTGGGAAGCCGTGCTCGAATGCGGACGGCTGCTTCACGCCCTGCTCTCAGCGGCTGGCATCGAAAGCGTCGCAAAGACCAGCGGCGGCCGCGGCCTGCACGTCTATGTGCCGATTGCGCCGGGCCCCTCGTTCGAGGAGGTTCGCCAGTGGGCGAAGGCAGTCGCCGATCATCTCGCCGCGGCGCGGCCCGACCTTGTCTCCGTCAGCGGAGGCGCGACCCACCGCGGGCAGCGTGTCACCATCGATTATGCGCAGAACAGCATCGGCAAGAATATGGCCGCGCCCTACACCGTACGCGCTCGGCCGGGGGCGCCGGTCTCAACCCCCCTTACTTGGGAGGAGGTGCACGCCGGAGCGGTGCACCCCAGCCAATTTACCGTGCGGACGATCCGCGACCGACTTGCGCAGGTCGGCGACGTGTTCGCCGCTGCGCTCAGCGCGCACCAGCGCCTGCCGGCGCCACCGCCTCCACCGTGA
- a CDS encoding glycosyl hydrolase, which produces MTTEPTVSQPGLVLGPGPEGWWDSERVSSPQVLRDDDGLWKMWYYGRDPAFDRMINLPTGRCGLAVSRDGVHWERVKGPLTMGAVFEPTSDPNRFDNAHVGVSDIRRENGLYWMWYFGGDQSTIELKMGEQTIKAKGVQMRPGCAISRDGIHWVRLDGPYRGAFLEPGAPGEFDAMFCAWPRVIQVEDGSYLMYYHTLDREKGFVVCLASSPDGFRWEKRGPILGPGAPGSFDERGISCRHVIKHDGQYLMFYEGTNNSSYYCIGLALSDDGIHWRKDTEGEQPGGPVFCHAPKGSGRWDARAVGTPCVVKMDDGSFRMYYIGANEGGYDELSTQHQIGLAVSDGPNYRRWRRWGE; this is translated from the coding sequence ATGACGACCGAACCAACCGTGAGCCAACCCGGACTGGTGCTCGGTCCCGGCCCTGAAGGGTGGTGGGATTCGGAGCGCGTCTCCTCCCCTCAAGTGCTGCGCGATGACGACGGCCTCTGGAAGATGTGGTACTACGGCCGCGACCCCGCTTTTGACCGGATGATCAATCTTCCTACCGGACGATGCGGCCTTGCGGTCTCCCGTGACGGCGTCCACTGGGAGCGGGTCAAGGGCCCCCTGACGATGGGCGCAGTCTTCGAGCCGACCTCCGACCCGAACCGGTTCGACAACGCGCATGTGGGCGTCTCCGATATCCGCCGCGAGAACGGTCTCTACTGGATGTGGTACTTCGGCGGCGACCAGAGCACGATCGAACTGAAAATGGGGGAGCAGACGATCAAGGCGAAAGGGGTGCAGATGCGTCCCGGCTGCGCGATCTCGCGCGACGGGATCCATTGGGTGCGCCTCGACGGCCCTTACCGCGGCGCCTTCCTTGAGCCGGGCGCGCCTGGTGAGTTCGACGCGATGTTCTGCGCGTGGCCGCGCGTCATTCAGGTCGAGGATGGCAGCTACCTGATGTACTACCACACTCTCGACCGCGAGAAGGGATTTGTCGTCTGCCTCGCTTCGTCGCCCGACGGCTTCCGGTGGGAGAAGCGCGGTCCTATCCTTGGTCCCGGCGCACCCGGCTCGTTCGACGAGCGCGGCATCTCTTGCCGTCACGTTATCAAGCACGACGGCCAATACCTGATGTTCTACGAAGGCACCAACAACAGCAGCTATTACTGCATCGGCCTCGCCCTTTCTGACGACGGAATTCATTGGAGAAAGGACACCGAGGGCGAGCAGCCGGGCGGACCGGTCTTCTGCCATGCGCCGAAGGGCTCAGGGCGCTGGGATGCGCGCGCCGTCGGCACGCCCTGCGTCGTGAAGATGGACGACGGCAGTTTCCGGATGTACTACATCGGCGCGAATGAAGGCGGCTACGACGAGCTGTCCACCCAGCACCAGATCGGGCTTGCCGTGAGCGATGGGCCGAACTACCGCCGCTGGCGACGCTGGGGGGAGTAA
- a CDS encoding FAD-dependent oxidoreductase, whose protein sequence is MLYERLFTPITVGRMRVPNRIMMTPHGFVGLVDWEEPGKRMLDYLAERARAGVGWIMTNAPPVHPSTSPRAPIGRRGWDGSANEWLAQQAEVVHRHGGVISAIILHIGHNAWSTETYKPSWAPSAIQSSYREMPIAITKAQIDDLVEHYARTAANIKAAGLDAVDIQTSVDYLLGSFLSPALNIREDEYGGPLTNRARIILEILAAIRREVGPDFTVGIRTSADHKMPHGFSLDEAVEFCQLVAGSRLIDYLGVMVGSYYDLMQVIPGMRVPDGNAIAAAARIKAAVDLPVYVSGKIDTPALAERIVREGKADLVALAREHLADGEWTRKAREGRADDIRPCIFCNHCVARLNQRKETQCVVNPAFGYEAAIGVEQLVPHGQRRRVVVVGGGPAGMEAARVAALRGHDVTLYEATDRLGGQVAIAALAPHRERLAAFTAWQERQLRQCGVTVRLNRTIVPRDPVLREADAIVVATGSFPLRNGVSPLRPHGGAIPGVDQPNVLTSWDALLFPQQIGQRVLVYDEEAYAPGASIALFLARLNRAVTLVTSAPHIGVPDLLFTAEFPYVIADLEEAGVELMPLTLVTAIEGTTVRLESVSGKRTRVLTGVDTVVLNTGYRANDSLARALAADGLPVLAAGDCVAPRRLQLAIYEGYMAGFTVEAVAPAGAGAR, encoded by the coding sequence ATGCTCTACGAACGGCTGTTCACGCCGATCACGGTGGGCCGGATGCGTGTCCCTAACCGGATTATGATGACCCCTCACGGCTTTGTCGGGCTGGTCGATTGGGAGGAGCCGGGCAAACGGATGCTCGACTACCTTGCGGAGCGGGCGCGGGCGGGCGTCGGCTGGATCATGACGAACGCTCCCCCGGTCCATCCCTCCACTTCGCCCCGCGCGCCGATCGGCCGCCGGGGCTGGGACGGCTCGGCGAACGAGTGGCTGGCGCAGCAGGCTGAGGTGGTCCACCGTCACGGCGGCGTGATCTCGGCGATCATCCTCCACATCGGCCACAACGCCTGGTCGACCGAGACCTACAAGCCGTCGTGGGCGCCGTCGGCGATCCAGAGCAGCTATCGCGAGATGCCGATCGCGATCACCAAAGCGCAGATCGATGACCTTGTCGAGCACTATGCGCGGACGGCGGCCAATATCAAGGCGGCGGGGCTCGACGCAGTCGACATCCAGACCTCGGTTGACTACCTCCTCGGCTCGTTCCTCTCGCCGGCCCTCAATATCCGCGAGGATGAGTACGGCGGACCACTCACGAATCGCGCCCGCATTATCTTGGAAATTTTGGCGGCGATCCGCCGCGAAGTCGGCCCCGACTTCACGGTCGGGATCCGGACAAGCGCCGATCACAAGATGCCGCACGGGTTCTCGCTTGACGAAGCGGTCGAGTTCTGCCAGCTTGTCGCCGGCAGCCGCCTCATCGACTATCTCGGCGTGATGGTCGGCTCCTACTACGACTTGATGCAGGTTATCCCGGGGATGCGCGTTCCGGATGGCAACGCGATTGCGGCCGCAGCGCGGATCAAAGCGGCGGTGGACCTTCCCGTCTATGTCTCCGGCAAGATCGACACGCCCGCGCTCGCGGAGCGGATCGTGCGCGAGGGAAAAGCCGACCTCGTGGCGCTTGCTCGCGAGCATCTCGCGGATGGCGAATGGACGCGGAAAGCGCGCGAAGGCCGCGCCGACGACATTCGGCCATGCATCTTCTGCAATCACTGCGTTGCGCGGCTGAACCAGCGGAAAGAGACGCAGTGCGTTGTCAATCCTGCGTTCGGGTACGAAGCAGCGATTGGGGTCGAGCAGCTCGTTCCCCACGGCCAGCGGCGCCGCGTCGTTGTGGTCGGGGGCGGGCCTGCGGGCATGGAGGCGGCGCGCGTGGCAGCGCTGCGCGGCCATGACGTGACGCTCTACGAAGCGACCGACCGGCTGGGCGGCCAAGTTGCAATCGCTGCCCTCGCGCCTCATCGGGAACGGCTCGCCGCGTTCACGGCATGGCAGGAGCGGCAGCTGCGGCAATGCGGGGTCACGGTGCGGCTCAACCGGACGATTGTGCCGCGCGACCCGGTTCTGCGCGAGGCAGATGCGATTGTCGTCGCAACGGGATCGTTCCCGCTCAGGAACGGTGTCAGTCCCCTCCGTCCCCACGGCGGCGCGATCCCGGGTGTCGACCAGCCGAACGTGCTGACAAGCTGGGACGCCTTGCTCTTTCCCCAGCAAATCGGGCAGCGGGTCCTAGTCTATGACGAAGAAGCCTATGCTCCCGGCGCAAGCATCGCGCTCTTCCTCGCCCGCCTCAATCGCGCCGTGACCCTTGTCACTTCTGCGCCTCACATTGGCGTGCCTGACCTGCTCTTCACCGCCGAGTTTCCCTATGTCATTGCCGACTTGGAAGAGGCCGGCGTCGAGCTGATGCCGCTCACGCTCGTCACCGCGATCGAGGGCACCACCGTCCGCCTCGAGTCGGTGTCTGGCAAACGCACGAGGGTGCTGACGGGTGTCGATACCGTGGTGCTGAACACGGGCTACCGGGCGAACGACTCTCTCGCGCGTGCCCTCGCTGCCGATGGTCTGCCCGTTCTCGCCGCCGGCGATTGCGTGGCGCCGCGCCGCTTGCAGCTTGCAATCTACGAGGGATATATGGCGGGCTTCACGGTGGAGGCGGTGGCGCCGGCAGGCGCTGGTGCGCGCTGA